The DNA region AAAATGGTGAGTCTTCGCCCCTCCGTTTCTCCAGATTTTCCGTCGCATTGCTATCGCGTCTTCTGATTATTTTATCGCGCGTGGCTCACTTGATTTGATTTTCGTTCCTCGTCTAGTTCGAATAAGTTATCAATTTTTGTTTTGGTGAGCTATGTGTTTAAGTCTACTAATAATCTAGAGAGGTGATCTGGTTTCTACTGGATGCTTCTCTTTTGAGTTGTATTTTTCAGTACCGAGATTCGGAACTCATGTCGAATTCATTTAACTATTGAGATAAGTTTGGAATTCGCGTGGAAGGATTGCAACTTAATTGTGCTTGAGGCGTGGTGCCTGATGTGTGATTGATCTAACATTAGTTGCAATTCGTTTCTGTGATTTTGCTCGATTGAAGATGATTTTGTCCAATTTTTGAAGTTTTTGCAAATCATCCTAACGTGTTTTTAGCAGATAGATTCGAGTTTTTatacagttttttttttttgttgatggtGATTCCTCTTTATCTGTTTTCTAACAATGCAATGGCATAATTGTTGTGGTGTTATAGTTTGATCTATTTGTATTCATCATCATGCAGGCTAAAGAGTATGATATGTGGCTAAATAGACAACTATCTCTAGATGTATCGAGTTGTGATTTTAGTACTATAATATCTGTTGGTCGTTGATCCTTTGATGTTGATGAATTGATGATGCATGTGTGTGTTGGGGttttagtttgttatttccttttttaaagaATACGTATATGGCAGTAAGCTATTGGGGTATGAAGATATGTATGATGATAATTAATCTTTTAGtctattattttgttaatttaaaaaatatccaCGTGTCATTATTTTATTACTGTAGGATGAAATAGTGTATTATCTGAATGACTTCCAACATTTTATAAAACATCACATAATACACAAACAAGAAATTGACACGtggatattatttaaaaaatcataaaaatactGCTATCACTCCAAATTCCTCACGCCAAACACcctttctctctatctctcatcCCCACTCAAAATGCAAATTCCTCACGCCAAACACCTGTTCTCTCTCTGCCTCTCATCCCCACTCAAACTTGCATTTTAGCAATTTAAACCCGACAACATCAAAATCCGGCATCTTCAATTTCGCCGGCAATGATCTCCCTTGCTGGAATTCAATGAGCGACGACCTCCGCCGCGGGAAGCCGATGATATCTGAATTCAAGCAATAAAATTGAATACAAAGAACAGAGGTAGAGAGATTTACAAATTCTAATCGCGCAAAATCAAAATTGGAAGTACTACTGCCACATGCACTCCTGAAGAAGAGAATGCAAAAGCTGCGCAAAACAATGTTGAAAAACTTCCCGTCTCTTTTCTTCTTACATATTTGTTCTTTTGTGCATTGTATAACCATGAATTTATTCTTCCAcattatgattttttaaatatcCACGTGTCAATTTCTTGTTGGTGTATTATGTGATGTTTTATAAAATATTGGAGGTGATCCGGGGCGCTTCCCTCCCGCATTTTTGGAATCTCTTTACAATCAATTTCCTCCTTCTTTCAAATTTTTCTCGAATAATTTGTCGATTTATCTCCCTTTGCGAAATTGGATTCGCATACTGCTGCTTGAGAAGTTTGATTTCGTCAAAGCATCgaaaaaccctaaatttgatttGGATGGCAGCGTCGTTGGAGCCTCCGTCTACTCTCATTGATGAAGATCAATATCGCGTGTTCGTGCAGTCCATGGAGGCGCAAGGCGCGTATTCGCCTCCTGGTCCTTCATCTGTGGGCATTGTTGATTTCGAACGGCCTGATTCGCGCTATTATTTATGTGAAAGCGATATAGCGGATTTGACTGCGTATGAATCTGCTGCTGGTGCGGCGAAGAAGCCGGTCTGGAACAAGTCTTCGAGTGGGGCAGCTGGGAAGGTTGGTGCGGTGATGGGGGCGGAGTCTTGGCCTGCTCTCTCGGACACTGCTCGTGGATCCCCCAAGTCTCCGCTAGTTTCGTCAAATGGACAGGTTTCATCATCTCAATTTTATGTTTCTGTTGTTTAGAATGCCTTTTGCCTTTCTTGTTCGTTTCATGCTGTTCTATTCAGAAAACAAAATGTTGCATTATGAGTTTTGTtcttcatttaaatatttatttatagaatCTATAATTCTTTTATAGGGAGTAGTAGTATCAGACACTAGCATCTCGAGTGGTGGTTACAGTATGAACCACATCAGATTGGAGGCTGATGGCACCATATCTCAAGCTCCTTGCATCATAGGAGCTTTAGCTGAATCACAGCAGCAGAATGCTGGAAATTATGGGCAGAGAGAAAGATCATTTGGTGGTAATGAGCAGCAGTCACAGCATGGTTCTTTTAGGGGTAATAATAATGGGCCACAAGCTCGACCTGATGGTTCTTACCGTCATAGACACGGTGGAAGACGCGATCATAACCGGAGGGAAGGCTTTGCATCTCAGAAGAGAGATGGTTCTAGGCCCTTTGTACGCGGGCCAGCTCCAAATTGGCCTTTTGTACCTCCTCCAGTAGTTATGCGACCTTTTGTAAATCCCATGGTTTACCATGGTATGTTTATGTGACCTTTTTGTGAATCCCATGGTTTACCAAGGTAGTATAGTGTTTTCATGTAATTCCGATGCAGATGATGTTTTGATGAATCTTGCAGAGATGCCACAGGTATTCTTTGTCCCTGGCCCCCACCTAGATTCACCAAGGCCGCCACCTATGGTTTCATATACGCCACTTTTGTTTCCTGTGCCCGATCCTCACTTACTTAACAAGATTTTGAACCAGATAAACTACTATTTTAGGTATTTGTTACTTGTGTTTGGCCTTCATTTCCTGGTTTCTACTAAGTGGAGcctcttatttattttttctcactATTGTCTTGTAGTAATGAGAACCTGGTCAAGGACATACATTTGCGCAGGAACATGGACTCTGAAGGATGGGTGTCTGTTCACCTTATTGCTGGGTTCAATAAAGTAAGTTGCCTACAAGATATTGTTATTAGTTTGATGTTTGAGTTCTGGCAAACTTCAATGgtgaatactccctccgtcccaaggaagatgaccccttggcggcacgggattttatgcagttttattttgtgtgttaggtggagagaataaagtaagagacatggaataaagtagatataaatgtgtttctatttattaaaaaaGTTGTGACACAGGTGAAATCCTTAACTATTTACTCTGATTCTgcaaaaaatcagtttttgaatTGTTGGAAAAAATGTGATAAGATACTTTTGGTTCTTAAtaagtactccttccgtcccattcaagatcTCCACAATCTTGAATGGCATGGGATTTTAGGTAAAGTAGTTGTGTGATAAAATAGAGTGGAAAAgattattgaatattttaatgagagaaGAGATGGATTTGTTTCCAtatatagaaagtggacatctttagtgggacaaacaaaaggaaaggtggacatcttgagtgggacagagggagtactatatttattcataaagaaaataaaactaactaATTATAGACAGTAAATATGTTAACTTTATAAAAATATGTCTTTTGGATTGTACTTCTGTAATCATATTtatatactccccccgtccacgaaaaatagaccacattgtgaatgacacgggttttaatgtggaattggtaaagtaagagaaaagtagtgttagtggaatgtgaggtccatattattagtggCGTTTAATTGTGTTAGGTAGCAAATGTGAGGTCCTTTTTCAAATTTGGTTTGGACAACCAAAAGTGGCAaatgtgatctatttttttgtggacggagggagtataagaatTATGGTATGCCCTAGGTAGAGTACTTACTGTTACAGATTCAGTTCCTGTTGTGCTTATGAGTTGATATCTTGAGTGGAAGTCAAAGTAGATGTCTGTTTTGCTTATGTGGATTATAGTTTTAATTATATATCAATGGATTATGTTCATTTATTCATTGTGATGTTGGAAGTTTATATAGTCCTTTGAGAAACTATGGGATATGTTGCATCGCCCCTTTTCTTTTATTGATTCACAATGTCTGAATTTGCTCTCTGGGATATCCATATAAACTCACTTGTCTGATGGGATGGTTTTTAGCCTTTGCTGTAAATTTCAGTTTACGTTTCATCAATTTTACAGGTCAGGCAGCTGACAAACAGTGTTCACCTTATATTAGATGCCTTACAAGCTTCCTATATCATCGAAGTGCAGGTAAATTTATGACTTTAGTCTTTATCCACTACTTCCAACATACCTATTATACATACATATTAGTCCAAATCATATTTGCCTAGTTCTAGTGGTGCTATAAGTCTGCGAGATCAATGTTTTTTCATAAAATCTTTGGGACCTTAGTTATGTTGGTCTGTCGCTTAATGCATTTTCCCCCTTTCCATTTGCCTGCAGGGTGATAAAGTGAGACGCAGAGGTGATTGGCTTAAATGGTTGATAC from Salvia splendens isolate huo1 chromosome 9, SspV2, whole genome shotgun sequence includes:
- the LOC121747573 gene encoding la-related protein 1C-like isoform X1; the protein is MFYKILEVIRGASLPHFWNLFTINFLLLSNFSRIICRFISLCEIGFAYCCLRSLISSKHRKTLNLIWMAASLEPPSTLIDEDQYRVFVQSMEAQGAYSPPGPSSVGIVDFERPDSRYYLCESDIADLTAYESAAGAAKKPVWNKSSSGAAGKVGAVMGAESWPALSDTARGSPKSPLVSSNGQGVVVSDTSISSGGYSMNHIRLEADGTISQAPCIIGALAESQQQNAGNYGQRERSFGGNEQQSQHGSFRGNNNGPQARPDGSYRHRHGGRRDHNRREGFASQKRDGSRPFVRGPAPNWPFVPPPVVMRPFVNPMVYHEMPQVFFVPGPHLDSPRPPPMVSYTPLLFPVPDPHLLNKILNQINYYFSNENLVKDIHLRRNMDSEGWVSVHLIAGFNKVRQLTNSVHLILDALQASYIIEVQGDKVRRRGDWLKWLIPPTQNPTTSPAFYASSQYNYLEDID
- the LOC121747573 gene encoding la-related protein 1C-like isoform X2, encoding MEAQGAYSPPGPSSVGIVDFERPDSRYYLCESDIADLTAYESAAGAAKKPVWNKSSSGAAGKVGAVMGAESWPALSDTARGSPKSPLVSSNGQGVVVSDTSISSGGYSMNHIRLEADGTISQAPCIIGALAESQQQNAGNYGQRERSFGGNEQQSQHGSFRGNNNGPQARPDGSYRHRHGGRRDHNRREGFASQKRDGSRPFVRGPAPNWPFVPPPVVMRPFVNPMVYHEMPQVFFVPGPHLDSPRPPPMVSYTPLLFPVPDPHLLNKILNQINYYFSNENLVKDIHLRRNMDSEGWVSVHLIAGFNKVRQLTNSVHLILDALQASYIIEVQGDKVRRRGDWLKWLIPPTQNPTTSPAFYASSQYNYLEDID